The following proteins are encoded in a genomic region of Brachyspira pilosicoli:
- the garD gene encoding galactarate dehydratase, protein MKKSFIKINENDNVVVAIKDLKEGEYIDEGFKVNSNIPQSHKIALKDIKKDEAIIRYGICIGFALQDIKKGDWVNEHILRLPLAPKLEDLVFAENIVSNLPKPLRTTFEGYDNPGSKFAGTRNILAISTTVQCVAGVLNVAVKEMKEKLLPKYKNVDDIIAINHAYGCGVAINAKNADIPIRSLRNLVKNPNFGSEVMVVGLGCEKLTVDMILDENLINEDNVIILQEKKGFHNIMNSLMEMAEKKLEKLNQRKRTTLPLSKLCIGMQCGGSDAFSGISANPAAGYASDMLVSAGATVMFSEVTEARDGVHILAARCKDDTVGKKLASEMKWYDDYLAVGEADRSANPTPGNKKGGLANIVEKAIGSIAKSGTAPIVEVLSPGEIPTKHGLIYAATPSSDIVCGPSQLASGITLQVFMTGRGTPYGLAAAPVIKVSSRNDLKDMWSDLIDFSAGDIVTGEADIKEVGERLFNEILDVASGIKKTFTEQYHLYNDMCIFNPAPIT, encoded by the coding sequence ATGAAAAAATCTTTTATAAAAATTAATGAAAATGATAATGTAGTTGTAGCAATAAAGGATTTAAAGGAAGGCGAATATATCGATGAGGGTTTTAAAGTTAATTCTAATATACCTCAATCACATAAGATAGCTTTAAAAGATATAAAAAAAGATGAGGCTATTATTAGGTATGGTATTTGCATTGGTTTTGCTTTGCAGGATATAAAAAAAGGCGATTGGGTGAATGAGCATATATTAAGACTTCCTTTAGCTCCTAAATTAGAAGATTTAGTGTTTGCTGAAAATATTGTATCTAATCTTCCTAAACCTTTAAGAACTACATTTGAAGGCTATGATAATCCGGGAAGTAAATTTGCAGGTACAAGAAATATACTTGCTATAAGCACAACTGTACAATGTGTTGCTGGAGTTTTAAATGTGGCTGTAAAAGAGATGAAGGAAAAACTGCTTCCAAAATATAAAAATGTAGATGATATAATTGCTATTAATCATGCTTATGGATGCGGGGTTGCAATAAATGCTAAAAATGCTGATATTCCTATAAGATCTTTAAGGAATTTAGTAAAAAATCCTAATTTCGGTTCTGAGGTTATGGTGGTAGGGCTTGGATGTGAAAAGCTTACTGTAGATATGATTTTAGATGAAAATTTAATTAATGAGGATAATGTTATTATATTACAGGAAAAGAAAGGTTTTCATAATATAATGAATTCTCTCATGGAAATGGCAGAGAAGAAACTTGAAAAATTAAATCAAAGAAAAAGAACAACTTTGCCTTTATCTAAACTTTGTATAGGTATGCAGTGCGGGGGCAGTGATGCTTTTTCTGGTATTAGTGCTAATCCTGCAGCAGGTTATGCTTCAGATATGCTTGTATCAGCTGGAGCTACAGTCATGTTTTCTGAAGTTACGGAAGCAAGAGATGGTGTGCATATATTAGCGGCAAGATGCAAAGATGATACAGTAGGAAAAAAGCTCGCTTCAGAAATGAAATGGTATGATGATTATTTAGCTGTAGGAGAGGCTGATAGAAGTGCTAACCCTACTCCTGGAAATAAAAAAGGAGGACTTGCTAATATAGTTGAAAAAGCTATAGGGTCTATTGCAAAATCTGGAACAGCTCCTATAGTAGAAGTACTTTCTCCTGGTGAAATCCCTACTAAACATGGCTTGATATACGCTGCTACTCCTTCTAGTGATATAGTATGCGGACCTTCTCAGTTAGCTTCTGGGATTACTTTGCAGGTATTTATGACAGGAAGAGGTACGCCTTATGGATTAGCTGCTGCTCCTGTTATAAAAGTATCATCAAGAAATGATTTGAAAGACATGTGGAGTGATTTAATAGATTTTAGTGCTGGAGATATTGTTACAGGAGAGGCTGATATAAAAGAGGTTGGAGAAAGGCTGTTTAATGAAATATTAGATGTGGCAAGCGGAATAAAAAAAACATTTACAGAGCAATATCATCTTTATAATGATATGTGTATATTTAATCCTGCTCCTATTACATAA
- the dapA gene encoding 4-hydroxy-tetrahydrodipicolinate synthase: MSFQPKGIIPPIVTPIDDNGNINYKVLEELSIHLIEEGVHGLFPMGTTGEFYAVDEEEYRKVLETVKKAAAGRVPVYGGVNSISTKGALRLLKICEDVGMDAISVLTPMFISQTQDELYQHYKTIASHSSLPIVLYNNKPKTNVTIEPSTVAKLAKIDNIVGVKDSTGDMTNTTEYIRLTRDNENFNVLLGRDTLIYAGLCCGAKGAIASCANVAPRLTVDIYEKFMAGDLKGSLDAQFALAPIRIISNMGTFPAVIKEGLVQQGINVGKCLDPIQKLKDDEIEKLRAVLREAGLIK; encoded by the coding sequence ATGAGTTTTCAACCAAAAGGAATTATTCCGCCTATAGTAACACCTATAGATGATAATGGAAATATTAACTATAAAGTTTTAGAAGAGTTATCTATTCATTTAATAGAAGAGGGAGTTCATGGTTTGTTTCCTATGGGAACAACAGGAGAATTTTATGCTGTTGATGAAGAGGAATACAGAAAAGTATTAGAAACTGTAAAAAAAGCGGCAGCTGGAAGAGTACCTGTTTACGGGGGAGTTAATAGCATATCAACAAAAGGTGCTTTAAGATTATTAAAAATATGTGAAGATGTAGGAATGGATGCCATTTCTGTATTGACACCTATGTTTATATCTCAAACACAAGATGAATTATATCAGCATTATAAAACTATAGCTTCTCATTCATCATTGCCTATAGTATTGTATAATAATAAACCCAAGACTAATGTTACTATAGAGCCTAGTACAGTAGCTAAGCTTGCTAAGATAGATAATATAGTTGGTGTAAAAGACAGCACTGGAGATATGACTAATACAACAGAATATATTCGTTTAACTAGAGATAATGAAAATTTTAATGTTCTTTTAGGAAGAGATACTTTAATATATGCTGGTTTATGCTGCGGTGCTAAAGGTGCTATAGCATCATGTGCTAATGTTGCTCCTAGATTAACTGTTGATATATATGAGAAATTTATGGCAGGAGATTTAAAAGGCTCATTAGATGCTCAATTTGCACTTGCTCCTATTAGAATAATAAGTAATATGGGAACTTTCCCAGCAGTTATTAAAGAAGGATTAGTTCAGCAGGGAATTAATGTAGGAAAATGTTTGGACCCTATACAGAAACTTAAAGATGATGAAATAGAAAAATTGAGAGCTGTACTAAGAGAAGCAGGATTAATCAAATAA
- a CDS encoding gluconate:H+ symporter: MDEATRMILGLILGVGIMIFLVMFTKIHTFIALLIAAMITGIIGGMPITDITNADGKKITGLITAIQSGFGNTLSSTGIIIGLGVMMGGVLEKSGGAERLAFTFIKFIGKKKEEWALGITGLIVSIPVFADSALLIFAPLLKGMSQVTGKSVVGLALALAAGLQLSHSLVPPTPGPLTAAGLLNVDMGAMILTGIAVSIIPLIAAIFYTKWLGTKIYQIPNEQGGFDKKEFKAEYIRSMSELEKLMGSKELPSFVMSLAPIVVPLILIFAKTILDVSNAKLGVLNSIIDFLGSPVVALMIGTLIAIYGLAFKDSKKDVLKVLEDSVKSTGMIMLITGAGGCLGNVIKVSGLGDVLGDVVVNLPIPALLIPFVIAALMRIALGSATVAITTAATLTAPLMGDLGTSPILLAQACCAGAISFSYFNDSGFWVFNGMFGVSELKDQVMCKFTVSMIMSLLALAVLFVMQIFIR; encoded by the coding sequence ATGGATGAAGCAACAAGAATGATATTAGGGCTTATTTTAGGTGTAGGCATAATGATATTTTTGGTAATGTTTACAAAAATACATACATTTATAGCCCTATTAATAGCTGCCATGATAACTGGTATTATAGGCGGCATGCCGATAACTGATATAACAAATGCAGACGGCAAAAAAATAACAGGCTTAATAACAGCAATACAGTCTGGTTTTGGCAACACTTTATCAAGCACAGGTATTATTATAGGATTAGGTGTTATGATGGGCGGGGTATTAGAGAAATCAGGCGGAGCTGAAAGGCTGGCATTTACATTTATAAAATTTATTGGTAAGAAAAAAGAAGAATGGGCTTTAGGTATTACAGGTTTAATAGTATCTATACCTGTATTTGCAGATTCAGCACTTTTAATTTTTGCTCCATTATTGAAAGGTATGTCTCAAGTTACAGGAAAGTCTGTTGTAGGTTTGGCACTTGCTTTGGCTGCAGGATTACAGCTTTCTCACTCATTGGTACCGCCTACACCAGGACCTTTAACTGCTGCAGGTCTTCTTAATGTAGATATGGGAGCCATGATACTTACAGGAATTGCAGTATCTATTATTCCTTTAATAGCTGCGATATTTTATACAAAATGGCTTGGAACAAAAATATATCAAATACCAAATGAGCAAGGTGGATTTGATAAAAAAGAATTTAAAGCAGAATATATACGTTCTATGTCAGAACTTGAAAAATTAATGGGCTCTAAAGAACTTCCTTCATTTGTTATGTCATTAGCTCCTATAGTAGTTCCTTTGATATTGATTTTTGCTAAAACTATATTAGATGTATCAAATGCAAAACTTGGAGTTTTAAATAGTATAATAGATTTTTTAGGAAGCCCTGTTGTTGCTTTGATGATAGGAACACTTATTGCTATTTACGGACTTGCTTTTAAAGACAGTAAAAAAGATGTGTTAAAAGTTTTGGAAGATTCTGTAAAATCAACAGGTATGATAATGCTTATTACAGGAGCAGGCGGATGTTTAGGAAATGTAATTAAAGTAAGCGGACTTGGGGATGTTTTAGGTGATGTAGTTGTTAATTTGCCTATACCTGCTTTGCTTATACCTTTTGTTATAGCTGCTTTAATGAGAATAGCTTTAGGTTCTGCTACTGTTGCAATAACTACTGCTGCTACTTTAACAGCACCTTTGATGGGTGATTTAGGAACTTCTCCTATATTGTTGGCTCAGGCTTGCTGTGCTGGTGCTATATCGTTTTCATATTTCAATGATAGCGGATTCTGGGTATTTAATGGTATGTTTGGTGTAAGCGAATTAAAAGATCAGGTTATGTGTAAATTTACTGTATCTATGATAATGTCGCTTTTAGCTTTAGCAGTATTATTTGTTATGCAAATATTTATTAGATAA
- a CDS encoding enolase C-terminal domain-like protein, with the protein MSIDIKIEKMEIYPVAGKDSMLLNLSGAHAPYFTRNVVILKDSEGKIGVGEVPGGEKITKGLESVKSIVEGSRIGEYKNTLIKIQNSLKDENDVRGSQTFDLRTGVHVMTAVEAPLLDLLGQTLGVSVASLLGNGQLRDKVLMLGYLFYVGDRNKTDLEYYHDDNAPNKWYKIRHEEALTPEAIVELAKASKELYGFNDFKLKGGVLEGKEEIKAIKALKKAYPEARITLDPNGGWLLKEAIEICKDMHGILTYCEDPCGAEGVFSAREIMAEFRKATGLPTATNMIATDWREMSHSIILQSVDIPLADPHFWTMSGSVRVGQLCNDFGLTWGSHSNNHFDISLAMFSHTAAAVPGNINAIDTHWIWQEGIERLTKEPLKIENGYVNIPKKPGLGIEPDMDQILKANKLYKEKCLGARDDSIGMQYLIPNWKFNPKKPCLVR; encoded by the coding sequence ATGAGTATTGATATAAAAATTGAAAAAATGGAAATATATCCAGTAGCTGGTAAAGACAGCATGCTTTTAAATTTAAGCGGTGCTCATGCTCCATACTTTACAAGGAATGTAGTTATATTAAAAGACAGTGAAGGAAAAATAGGAGTAGGAGAGGTTCCAGGCGGCGAAAAAATTACTAAAGGTCTTGAAAGTGTAAAATCAATAGTTGAAGGAAGCCGCATAGGTGAATATAAAAATACTCTTATAAAAATACAAAATTCTTTAAAAGATGAAAACGACGTAAGAGGCTCTCAAACATTTGATTTAAGAACCGGCGTACATGTTATGACAGCAGTTGAAGCTCCTTTATTAGATTTATTGGGTCAAACATTAGGAGTATCTGTTGCATCTCTTTTAGGAAACGGACAATTAAGAGATAAAGTATTAATGTTAGGATATTTGTTTTATGTAGGTGATAGAAACAAAACAGATTTAGAATATTATCATGATGATAATGCACCTAACAAATGGTACAAAATAAGACATGAAGAAGCTCTCACTCCAGAAGCTATAGTTGAACTTGCTAAAGCATCAAAAGAATTGTATGGCTTTAATGATTTCAAATTAAAAGGCGGAGTTTTAGAAGGTAAAGAAGAAATAAAAGCTATAAAAGCTTTGAAAAAAGCATATCCTGAGGCAAGAATTACATTAGACCCTAATGGCGGATGGCTTTTAAAAGAGGCTATAGAAATATGTAAAGATATGCATGGAATATTAACATATTGTGAAGACCCATGCGGTGCTGAGGGTGTATTTTCAGCAAGAGAAATAATGGCCGAATTTAGAAAAGCTACAGGACTTCCTACCGCTACTAATATGATAGCAACAGATTGGAGAGAAATGAGCCATTCTATAATATTGCAATCAGTAGATATTCCTTTGGCTGATCCTCATTTCTGGACTATGTCAGGTTCTGTAAGAGTAGGACAGCTTTGTAATGACTTTGGTTTAACTTGGGGCTCTCACTCTAACAACCATTTCGACATTTCTTTAGCTATGTTTTCTCATACTGCTGCTGCTGTACCTGGTAATATTAATGCTATAGATACTCACTGGATATGGCAGGAAGGCATAGAGAGATTAACAAAAGAACCTTTAAAAATAGAAAATGGATATGTAAATATACCTAAAAAACCTGGTTTGGGTATAGAACCTGATATGGATCAAATATTAAAAGCTAACAAATTATATAAGGAAAAATGTTTGGGTGCTAGGGACGATTCTATAGGAATGCAGTATTTAATTCCTAATTGGAAATTCAATCCTAAGAAACCTTGTCTAGTAAGGTAA
- the garR gene encoding 2-hydroxy-3-oxopropionate reductase: MKIGFIGLGIMGKPMSKNLLKAGHELIVYNRSKASVEELVKEGAKAANNPAEVAKECDVIITMLPNSPQVREVCLGENGIIEGAKSGTIVVDMSSIDPVESKAIGAELSKKSIELIDAPVSGGEPKAIDGTLSVMAGGKKEIFDKVSDLLKPMASSVVYVGELGSGNVAKLANQVVVAINISAVSESLILAKKLGADPELVYKAIRGGLAGSTVMDAKAPMMLEHNFKPGFRIELHIKDLNNALNASHAVNSYLPLTAQVMEIMQYLKSDGCAADDHSAILKYYEKITNVSLKK, encoded by the coding sequence ATGAAAATAGGATTTATAGGATTAGGTATTATGGGAAAACCTATGAGCAAAAATTTGTTAAAAGCAGGACATGAGCTCATAGTTTATAACAGATCAAAGGCATCTGTTGAAGAATTAGTAAAAGAGGGAGCTAAAGCAGCTAATAATCCAGCAGAAGTAGCTAAAGAATGTGATGTTATAATAACTATGCTTCCAAATTCTCCCCAAGTTAGAGAGGTTTGTTTAGGTGAGAATGGAATTATAGAAGGAGCTAAAAGCGGAACTATAGTTGTAGATATGAGTTCAATAGACCCAGTAGAATCAAAAGCTATAGGTGCAGAGCTTTCTAAAAAATCTATAGAGCTCATTGACGCTCCAGTATCAGGAGGAGAACCTAAAGCTATAGACGGTACTTTGTCTGTGATGGCAGGCGGTAAGAAAGAAATTTTTGATAAAGTTTCTGATTTATTAAAACCTATGGCTTCTTCAGTAGTTTATGTAGGAGAATTAGGTTCTGGAAATGTTGCTAAATTAGCTAATCAGGTTGTAGTAGCTATCAATATTTCAGCAGTTTCTGAAAGTTTAATTTTAGCAAAAAAATTAGGTGCAGATCCTGAATTAGTTTATAAAGCTATAAGAGGCGGACTTGCAGGGTCTACAGTTATGGACGCTAAAGCACCTATGATGCTTGAACATAATTTTAAGCCTGGCTTTAGAATTGAACTTCATATAAAAGACTTAAATAATGCTTTAAATGCTTCTCATGCGGTAAACTCTTATTTGCCTTTAACTGCTCAAGTTATGGAAATAATGCAGTATCTAAAATCTGATGGATGTGCTGCTGATGACCATAGTGCTATATTAAAATATTATGAGAAAATCACAAATGTTTCTTTAAAAAAATAA